Proteins encoded by one window of Halorussus salinus:
- a CDS encoding MazG nucleotide pyrophosphohydrolase domain-containing protein — translation MKAQQNVAEFLAEHDMDADPAYRILDLASEVGELAKDANDSTDYGANPERLDVNPDELGDALFALLSVAESLDVDAEEALNEALVKYEARIEETGDPGSGE, via the coding sequence ATGAAGGCCCAACAGAACGTCGCGGAGTTCCTCGCGGAACACGACATGGACGCCGACCCGGCCTACCGAATCTTAGACCTCGCCTCGGAAGTCGGCGAACTGGCCAAGGACGCCAACGACTCGACCGACTACGGAGCCAATCCCGAGCGACTGGACGTGAACCCGGACGAACTCGGCGACGCGCTGTTCGCCCTCCTCTCGGTCGCCGAGTCGCTGGACGTGGACGCCGAGGAGGCCCTGAACGAGGCGCTGGTCAAGTACGAAGCACGAATCGAGGAGACCGGCGATCCCGGCTCGGGCGAGTAG
- a CDS encoding 50S ribosomal protein L40e, translating to MASFDKAEARILDKMICMRCNARNPHEADNCRKCGYGKLRPKSKEPRNA from the coding sequence ATGGCCAGCTTCGACAAAGCGGAAGCGCGAATCCTCGACAAGATGATTTGCATGCGGTGCAACGCTCGCAACCCCCACGAGGCCGACAACTGCCGCAAGTGCGGCTACGGCAAGCTCCGACCCAAGAGCAAGGAACCGCGCAACGCCTGA